The sequence AACACTCGACTGCGCTAGCTTCTGGTGAAAAAACGTGTGTAGACTGTCACAAAGGTATTGCACACAAACTACCAGACATGCACGGCGTTGAAGGCTGGCAATAAGGAGCGATTGAATGAGTACTTTAGAAAGCGTAATTTGGCACATCCTAGGTTACAGCGCTATGCCAGTTATCATTCTTGGCGGCTTCGCAGGTGTTGCAGCCGTTTCTCTTTGGATTTTATCTATGGGTAAAGACAAAGAAATCGATTAATAATCGAGATTGCATCAACGTCTACCAGTTACTTCTGATAATGCGTTGATAGGAAAAGCCACTGATTTCAGTGGCTTTTTTATTATCTGACGCTCTGTACTTTTACTTTCAAATACGTATACGTACTCTAAGCTTCACTTTCCGGTACGTCTTTCTTAGCAACTTCTGTATCAACGTTTTCTTTATCGACGATAGGAAGTACCTGTTTTACATAGTTACCTGGAGCCTTGCCAATCACAGGATTAAGCTCTGAGCCTTGATTGAAAGGTTCGATTTTTTCTTCAGTTTCAAAACCTTGGAGCCACTGATTCCAGTGTGTCCACCATGAACCTTCATTGTGAGTCGCATTCGATAACCACTCGTCTGCAGAATCATCTAAGTTATCGTTAAGCCAGAATCCATACTTCTTCTTGTCTGGATGATTAACAATACCCGCAATATGACCAGACTCGCCCAGCACGAACGTCTTGTTGCCACCGGTATTCAAGGCACCACGGTAAGTCCCCTGCCAAAGAGCGATATGATCTTCTTTGGCTGAAATGAAGTAGCTTGGTATTTTTATCTTATTGAGATCAATCCAAACACCGCCCACTTTCACGCCTTTGTCTTGAACCAGTTTGTTTTCAAGATAAAGCTCCCGCAGCAAGAAATTATGGCATTTAGCGGCAACGTTAGTGCTATCACTGTTCCAATACAACAGGTCAAACTCCATTGGACTGCTACCCTTGAGATAGTTATCGATGTAGTAGTTCCAGTACAAGCTGTTTTCACGAAGCAAGCTGAATGTCACGCTTAATGAGCGACCATCCATGAAGCCTTTAGCGTCGTTCTGTTTCTCGATGGCGTTGATGATCGTTTCATTGATATACGCGCCCACCTCACCCGGCTGCGAGAAATCCAACAAAGTGGTAAAGAACGTCGCGGTTTTAATACGTTTCTTCATGCGTTTTGCAGCGTAGTAAGCCACCGTCGAAGCCAACACCGTACCGCCAATACAGTAACCTGCTGCATTAATCTGCTCTTTACCTGTGATGTCTTCAATCGCCGCAACCGCTTTCACTACACCTTCCGTGACATAGTCACCGAACTCTTGGTCTTTCTGCGCCTCGCTCGGATTACGCCAAGACATCATGAATACACTGTGTCCTTGCTCTAGCAACCAGCGCACCATCGAGTTCTTCTCACGAAGGTCAAGAATGTAGTACTTATTGATGAACGGTGGAACGATTAACAAAGGCGTCGCGTTAACCTGCGGTGTCTTTGGGTGGTACTGAATCAGCTCAAACAGCTCGTTTTGAAAGACAACATCACCTTCGGTGTTCGCAACATCCACACCCAATCGGAAAGCGTTGTTGTTGGTCATGCGGATCTTGAGTATATCGGCGCTTGCTTCAACGTCTGCTTGTAACTGCTCTAATCCATCAAGCAGGTTTTCACCATTTCGCTCGAGCGTTAGTTTCATCAACTCTGGGTTAGTCGCAATGAAGTTGCTTGGAGAGAGAGCATTGATTGCCTGACGTGAAAAGAACGCCACACGCTCTTTGGTTTTCTCGTCGATGCCTTCGATAGAATTGATGGTGTCAATGTAGCTTTTGCTGAATAGCAAATAAGATTGCTTGATAAAGCTGTAGAATGGGTCGTTTTTCCACGCTTCATCAATAAAGCGCTTGTCGCTGCGACCTTCTGAAATAACACTTTCGGTGTTGCCCATCAGCGCGGCATTCTGCCAGATCTTAAGTTGTTGTTCCCACCATTGAGATTGTAGCTGCAGTAGAACGGCGGGTTGGTTGGCGGCTTGCTCGAAGATTTTTGATGCATCATCAAAGTTCAATTCTTGCATCGCTTGATTGAGGGGAGATTGCGCGGCTTCCTTGTTTTGTTCAAAGTTTTCCCACCATTGCTGGTTCGTTTGTTGAAGTTTAACAAGGTAGTCCGAAAAGAAGTGTTGAAACATAACATGACTCCAATAATCGGAAAATCGCCACCGAGCCTCACAGTAAACACAGTGCTAACTCGATGGCGATTTTATTTATGCAGGTGTAACTGTTTTCAAGTTTTCAGTTGTTAGTGTTTCAACATCTTCTTTGAACTCTTTTGCCGCAGCTTGAAGCTTAGCACTGTCACTCATCATCTGTTGAGACAGCTGAGTTAGCGCTGCTAGTTGCTGGCTGTTGAAAGCCGTTAGGCTAGTCACGTCTTTGATTTCAGTCACTGCTTTCATTTGCGCAAGCCCCATGTCCGTGTAAGTCTGCATAGCATTCATTTGCAGCTCTGTCATCGTTTGGACGTTCTTTGCAACCAACTTGTTGAACTTTAAGTACGGTTCAAATTGCTTTTCAGTTTGGTCAGTAATTGTTTTGAAAATATCCGTGTACATAAATAACTCCTGATGAATACATAGTTTAATAAATTTGTGTCACTATCGATTCAGCCGACGCTTATCGACTAACTCACGATGCTTTGCAAAGCTGAATCGATCTTTTTAAGCTTGCCACCGATATGTCAGGTTCTAACCTTCCATACCTTTTAGCAAAACAGCGGTTCCCATTCCTCCACCCACACAGAGTGAAGCAACGCCATAAGTCGTTTTCTGTTCAAGCATTTCATGGATGAGTGAAACAATAATTCGATTGCCTGAAGCACCTAAAGGATGGCCAAGCGCGATTGCACCACCATTCACGTTGACCTTTGGTTTGAACGCATCAAGCGGTAAATCATGCTGCTCTGACAATTGGTACATCACGCCAAGAGCTTGAGCTGCAAACGCTTCATTCAATTCAAACAAATCTACTTCTTCTAGAGTTAGATTCGCCTTATCAAGCGTTTTCGAAACAGCTTCTACGGGTCCTAAACCCATGATCTTTGGGTCCAGACCAGACTGTGCGTAACTGGTCAGTTCCACTAAAGGTGTTAGACCATGTTTCGCTACCGCAGATTCAGACGCTAAGATGATTGCACTCGCGCCATCATTGATGCCCGAAGCGTTACCAGCCGTGACTGTTCCTTCACGGTCAAAGGCAGGACGAAGCTTTTGTAGACCTTCGAAGGTTGCATCTGACTTCGGGTACTCATCGGTATCAAAAGTGACAGTTTGTCGACGCTGCTTAACTGCTACAGGCACAATTTGATCGTTAAACTTACCTGCTTCAATCGCCGCGACTGCTTTCTGTTGGCTTTCTAGGGCATAGTTATCTTGAGCAAGGCGAGAAATATTCAACGTATTCGCGATATTTTCAGCGGTCATGCCCATGTGGTAGTGATTAAACGCATCGGTTAAGCCATCACCAACCAGTAAGTCTTTCATTGAGATGTCACCCATTTTGTGACCATTACGAACGCTCGCTGGAACCACAAAAGGAATTTGGGACATCACTTCAACGCCAGCAGCAATAACCACTTCAGCATCTTGTGCTTTGATGTGCGCCGCGGCGTCCATCACTGATTTCATGCCGCTGCCGCAAATCATGTTCACACCGTATGCTGGTGTTTCCTCAGGAAGCCCCGCATAGATGGAAGCCTGACGCGCAACGCCCATACCTTGACCAGCAGAAATCACGTTACCGACAATTACTTCATCAATGACATCTAGGGGAAGGTCTACTGAATCTAGAGCACCTTTGATCGCTACACCAGCCAATTCACCTGCGTTAACGTTTTTCAATGACCCCGTAAATGAACCAATTGGTGTGCGTTTCGCTGCAACAATAAATACTTTTTCCATTATTCAATTCCTGTCAGTTTCGCCATTAGTGCATGTACAAGCCGCCATTCACAGACAATGTCTCGCCTGTAATGTACGCGCCAGATTCACTCGCTAAAAAACCCACTGCATCTGCAATTTCAACAGGTGTTGCTAAGCGTTTCATCGGGATTTGGTTCTTGATTGAATCCAGTACTTCAGGTTTCATTTGCTCAACCATTGGCGTTGCAGTGTAACCAGGGGCAATCACGTTCACTGTCACACCGCTACGAGCACCTTCCGCTGCCAAAGCTTTAGAGAACCCAATCATTCCAGCTTTCGCTGCCGAGTAATTAGTTTGTCCGAATTGACCTTTAAGACCATTTACTGAAGATATATTGATGACTCGGCAGTTACCCTTTTCACACATAGGAGCGAACAGAGGTTGAGTCACGTTGAACAAACTGTTTAAGTTCGTTTCGATAACCTCTTTCCACGCTTCGGCATCCATCTTTTTAAATACGCTATCACGTGTAATACCTGCGTTATTGACTAGCACATCCACCGTGCCTTCTTCTTCTAACAACTTGCTTAA is a genomic window of Vibrio crassostreae containing:
- a CDS encoding acetyl-CoA C-acetyltransferase, encoding MEKVFIVAAKRTPIGSFTGSLKNVNAGELAGVAIKGALDSVDLPLDVIDEVIVGNVISAGQGMGVARQASIYAGLPEETPAYGVNMICGSGMKSVMDAAAHIKAQDAEVVIAAGVEVMSQIPFVVPASVRNGHKMGDISMKDLLVGDGLTDAFNHYHMGMTAENIANTLNISRLAQDNYALESQQKAVAAIEAGKFNDQIVPVAVKQRRQTVTFDTDEYPKSDATFEGLQKLRPAFDREGTVTAGNASGINDGASAIILASESAVAKHGLTPLVELTSYAQSGLDPKIMGLGPVEAVSKTLDKANLTLEEVDLFELNEAFAAQALGVMYQLSEQHDLPLDAFKPKVNVNGGAIALGHPLGASGNRIIVSLIHEMLEQKTTYGVASLCVGGGMGTAVLLKGMEG
- the phaC gene encoding class I poly(R)-hydroxyalkanoic acid synthase produces the protein MFQHFFSDYLVKLQQTNQQWWENFEQNKEAAQSPLNQAMQELNFDDASKIFEQAANQPAVLLQLQSQWWEQQLKIWQNAALMGNTESVISEGRSDKRFIDEAWKNDPFYSFIKQSYLLFSKSYIDTINSIEGIDEKTKERVAFFSRQAINALSPSNFIATNPELMKLTLERNGENLLDGLEQLQADVEASADILKIRMTNNNAFRLGVDVANTEGDVVFQNELFELIQYHPKTPQVNATPLLIVPPFINKYYILDLREKNSMVRWLLEQGHSVFMMSWRNPSEAQKDQEFGDYVTEGVVKAVAAIEDITGKEQINAAGYCIGGTVLASTVAYYAAKRMKKRIKTATFFTTLLDFSQPGEVGAYINETIINAIEKQNDAKGFMDGRSLSVTFSLLRENSLYWNYYIDNYLKGSSPMEFDLLYWNSDSTNVAAKCHNFLLRELYLENKLVQDKGVKVGGVWIDLNKIKIPSYFISAKEDHIALWQGTYRGALNTGGNKTFVLGESGHIAGIVNHPDKKKYGFWLNDNLDDSADEWLSNATHNEGSWWTHWNQWLQGFETEEKIEPFNQGSELNPVIGKAPGNYVKQVLPIVDKENVDTEVAKKDVPESEA
- a CDS encoding SDR family oxidoreductase, yielding MKKLALITGSKGGIGSAISSKLVADGYRVIATYFTGNYQCALDWFNEKQFTEDQVRLFELDVTNTAECALSLSKLLEEEGTVDVLVNNAGITRDSVFKKMDAEAWKEVIETNLNSLFNVTQPLFAPMCEKGNCRVINISSVNGLKGQFGQTNYSAAKAGMIGFSKALAAEGARSGVTVNVIAPGYTATPMVEQMKPEVLDSIKNQIPMKRLATPVEIADAVGFLASESGAYITGETLSVNGGLYMH
- a CDS encoding phasin family protein, whose product is MYTDIFKTITDQTEKQFEPYLKFNKLVAKNVQTMTELQMNAMQTYTDMGLAQMKAVTEIKDVTSLTAFNSQQLAALTQLSQQMMSDSAKLQAAAKEFKEDVETLTTENLKTVTPA
- a CDS encoding TIGR02808 family protein; the encoded protein is MSTLESVIWHILGYSAMPVIILGGFAGVAAVSLWILSMGKDKEID